The DNA window GACGATCGAGAAGGTGGCCTACCGGCCGCTGCGCGGTTCGTTCCGGCTGGCGCCGCTGATCACCGCCATCGGCATGTCGATCGCCCTGTCAAACTTCGTCCAGGTCACGCAAGGCCCGCGCAACAAGCCGATCCCGCCGATGGTCAGCCAGGTCTACAACATCAACGGCGTCAGCGTGTCGCTCAAGCAGATCATCATCGTCGTCGTCACGGCGCTGCTTCTGGTGCTGTTCTGGTACCTGGTCAACAGGACCTCGCTCGGGCGCGCCCAGCGCGCCTGCGAGCAGGACCGCAAGATGGCCGCGCTGCTCGGCATCGACGTCGACCGCACGATCTCGATCACCTTCATCATGGGCGCGGCCCTTGCCGCCGTCGCCGGCACGCTGTTCCTGATGTATTACGGCGTCATCGCCTTCTCCGACGGCTTCGTCCCGGGGGTGAAGGCATTCACCGCGGCGGTGCTTGGCGGCATCGGCTCGCTTCCCGGTGCCGTGCTCGGCGGGTTGCTGATCGGCTTCA is part of the Mesorhizobium loti genome and encodes:
- a CDS encoding branched-chain amino acid ABC transporter permease, with translation MQYFVQQLINGLTLGSIYGLIAIGYTMVYGIIGMINFAHGDIFMVGAFTALIVFLILGALFYSVPVVVALLVMMIVAMLLTSLYNWTIEKVAYRPLRGSFRLAPLITAIGMSIALSNFVQVTQGPRNKPIPPMVSQVYNINGVSVSLKQIIIVVVTALLLVLFWYLVNRTSLGRAQRACEQDRKMAALLGIDVDRTISITFIMGAALAAVAGTLFLMYYGVIAFSDGFVPGVKAFTAAVLGGIGSLPGAVLGGLLIGFIESMWSAYFSIDYKDVAAFSILAIVLIFLPSGILGRPEVEKV